One window from the genome of Malus domestica chromosome 01, GDT2T_hap1 encodes:
- the LOC139196333 gene encoding uncharacterized protein: protein MPPEVAAIWEVFKQLFQKRFVPPEYIDRKKQEFTHMKQGKMTANEYYRRFTDLSRYDPKVSVNPVEMLRRFRLENMPNESEEEEEKNGNQRNDDKGKGQSSQGPHKTQSFKRSGVSSSSSSGGLSSNVQMRGGRFSRGPKFQRQRNFGRSGEAAVDAILVDRWGIRLHIALRISRGPKHLPYHHLRRPSKFHDLVVMPKLVMEPGGSMPYQPHSASGSQWYQEGQPQQVKIATSCAGSSRQSGQPRQGRGIHANSGRGERQQNQGRIHNMTLQYAQNNPDLIIGTLNILGHFARVLIDCGVTHSIVSHTFVQVTQPHPTPLGYDLQFSMAIGEICYVNLVYPGCPMMVEDVVMPANLIPLDIVDFDVMLGTNWLHYNRANIDCYGKVVTFHRPGLPEVTFVG, encoded by the exons ATGCCACCAGAGGTAGCAGCTATTTGGGAAGTGTTTAAGCAGTTGTTTCAGAAAAGATTCgttcctccagagtatatagATCGCAAGAAACAAGAATTTACGCATATGAAACAAGGAAAGATGACGGcgaatgagtattacaggagGTTCACTGATTTATCTCGTTATGATCCAAAGGTTTCTGTTAATCCAGTTGAGATGCTTCGTCGTTTCAGGTTAG AAAATATGCCCAATGAgagtgaggaggaagaagaaaaaaatggaaatcaaAGAAatgatgataaaggtaaaggtcaatCATCTCAGGGACCTCACAAGACTCAGAGTTTTAAGAGAAGCGGTGtcagttccagctcttctagtgGAGGTTTGAGCTCTAATGTTCAaatgagaggtggtagattttctaGAGGCCCTAAATTTCAGAGGCAGAGGAATTTTGGTCGTTCAG gagaggcagcaGTGGATGCTatacttgtggacagatggggCATAAGGCTACACATTGCTCTcagaatcagcagaggccccaAACACCTTCCTTACCACCACTTACGCCGACCCAGCAAGTTTCATGACCTAGTGGTTATGCCCAAACTGGTCATGGAG CCAGGAGGTTCTATGCCATATCAGCCACATTCAGCAAGTGGATCCCAGTGGTACCAGGAAGGACAACCCCAGCAAGTAAAGATTGCTACTAGCTGTGCAGGATCTTCGAGGCAATCAGGTCAGCCAAGACAAGGACGAGGTATTCATGCTAACAGTGGTCGTGGTGAACGACAGCAGAATCAGGGACGTATCCATAACATGACACTGCAGTATGCTCAAAACAATCCTGATTTAATCATAGgcacgttaaatattcttggtcattttgctagagtattgattgattgtggtgttaCGCATTCTAttgtttctcatacatttgttcAAGTaacgcaacctcatcctacaccccTAGGATATGATTTACAATTTTCTATGGCTATAGGGGAGATATGTTATGTTAATCtagtatatccaggatgtccaatGATGGTGGAGGATGTTGTTATGCCAGCTAACCTTATTCCGTTAgacattgttgattttgatgtgatgtTGGGCACAAATTGGTTACACTACAATCGTGCTAATATAGACTGCTATGGGAAAGTAGTTACTtttcatcgtcctggattacctgagGTTACGTTTGTAGGATAG
- the LOC139196351 gene encoding uncharacterized protein — MKAKRLLSKGCQGYLAYVVLNDNAPSSVDDVRVVKHFPDVFPNDLPGLPPETDVKFAIDLLPGTDLISLTLYRMAHAELRELKIQLQELVDKGFIQPNDLFDQLRGACVFSKINLRSGYYQLKIKSENVPKIAFRTRYGHYEFLMMPFGLTNAPLTFMDLMNQVFQPYLDRFVIVFIDDILHGRVIAYVSRQLKPHEMNYPTHDLELTAIIFALKIWRHYLYGEKYLRSTGVKLGLEDKEEALLANFQVRPILINRVLEAQMNDEETQEIIQARSRGRKKDFRIRETDGKLMQENRMYVPNNAKLKKEILGEAHISAYAMHSGVREKFSLIRLAKLFISKIMKYHGVPIDGQSEKTIQTLEDMLRSSVLQFGNGWLDCLDLMEFAYNNSYHSSIGMAPFEALYGKSCRMPLCWSERGVVRFGKKGKLSPRNIEPYRITERVGEVTYRLELPSELSKVHDVFHVSMLRHYVLDPSHVIPPQSLEINSDLTYDEEPVTILDRKDKVLRNKIVPLVKVLWRNHSVQKATWETEDRIR, encoded by the exons atgaaagCCAAAAGATTGTTGTCAAAGGGTTGTCAAGGATATTTGGCTtatgtggtgttgaatgataatgctcctagtagtgtggatGATGTACGTGTGGTCAAGCATTTTCCGGATGTGTTCCCTAatgatttgcctggattgccgccagaaACAGATGTAAAGTTcgctattgatttgcttccaggtacggatcTTATATCTTTGACTCTTTATCGAATGGCTCATGCTGAGTTGAGGGAATTAAAGATTCAGTTgcaggaattggttgataagggatttattcagccta atgatttgtttgatcaactccGAGGTGCatgtgtgttctctaagattaacttgaggtctggttactaccagttgaagattaaaagtgAAAATGTCCCTAAAATAGCTttcaggactcgatatggtcattatgagtttcttatgatgccattcgggttaactaatgcaccattAACTTTCATGGATTTAATGAATcaagtattccagccatatttggacaggtttgtcattgtcttcattgatgatattctg catggtagggtgattgcttatgtgTCACGCCAATTGAAGCCTCATGAaatgaattatcctactcatgatcttGAATTAACGGCCATCATCTTTGctctgaagatttggagacattatctttatggtgagaaat atttgaggTCTACTGGAGTGAAGTTAGGATTGGAAGATAAAGAGGAAGCTTTATTAGCTAATTTCCAGGTCAGACCAATATTAATTAATCGAGTACTTGaggctcagatgaatgatgaagagacccaAGAAATAATTCAGGCAAGAAGTCGAGGTAGGAAGAAAGATTTCCGaattcgagaaactgatggcaagcttatgcaagaaaacagaatgtatgtgccgaataatgcaaagttaaagaaagaaatccttGGTGAAGCgcatatttcggcatatgcaaTGCATTCAGGAG tgagggagaaaTTCTCATTAAtccgattagctaagttattcatatcgaagattatgaagtaccatggtgttcca ATAGATGGGCAATCTGAGAAGactattcagacattagaggatatgctgagatcttcagtgctgcagTTTGGCAATGGTTGGcttgattgtttggatttgatggaattcGCCTATAACAATAGTtaccattcgagtattggtatggcaccttTTGAGGCACTCTATGGCAAGTCTTGTCGAATGCCATTATGCTGGTCAGAA AGAGGTGTGGTACGGTTTGGGAAAAAGGGTAAGCTAAGCCCTAGGAACATCGAACCGTATCGAATCACCGAGCGAGTCGGTGAAGTtacttacaggcttgagttgccttcaGAGTTGTCCAAAGTGCatgatgtgtttcatgtttctatgcttcgacattatgtcttagatccttcacatgtgataccTCCTCAATCATTGGAAATTAATTCAGATTTGACTTACGACGAGGAGCCAGTGACTATTTTGGATAGGAAAGATAAGGTTCTGAGAAATAAAATCGTGCCCCTGGTGAAAGTTTTGTGGAGAAATCACTCAGTGCAAaaggctacttgggagacagaggatcgAATAAGATAG